The Desulfonatronum thiodismutans nucleotide sequence AAGGCCAGCCTGGCCTGAACCAATTCCGGGGAACCCGCTGCCAGAACCGGATGGGTGGTATAGTAGCGGTGCAGCTTCCCGGCCAGATCCAGTACGTAATGGCTGATATGGTGCGGGCTAAGGGTGGCCGCGGCGGAAACCAACACGTCTTCGAACTGGTCCAGGGCTTTGAGCAGTTCCAGATCCGTCTCTCCGTCCAGCAGAGCCAGCGTCTCCTGGGTTGGTTGCGAGGAAACCACCCCGGCTTCTCCGGCCTTGGCCAGCAGCGAATGAATCCGGGCATGAGCGTACTGAACGTAGTAGACCGGGTTGTCCATGGTCTGCCGTTTGACCAGTTCCAGATCGAAATCCAGATGGCTGTCGCTCTTGCGGCTGAGAAAGATGAACCGGGCCGCGTCCGGTCCCACCTCGGCGCAAACGTCGGCCAGGGTCTCGAACTCCCCGGCCCGGGTGGACATGGCGATCTGCTCTCCGGCCCGAAGCAGGTTGACCAACTGGACAAGAATGCATTGCAAGTCTTCCGGGGCCCGGCCCAGGGCCTGGGCCGCGGCCTTCATCCGGCCGACGTAGCCGTGATGGTCCGCGCCCCAGATGTCCACCACCAGGTCGAAGCCGCGCTCGAATTTGTCCGCGTGGTAGGCGATGTCCGAGGCCAGATAGGTCAACGATCCGTCGGACTTGCGCAGCACCCGATCCTTGTCGTCCCCGTACCGGGTGCTGGCGAACCAGAGCGCTCCGTCCTGCTCGTAGGCCAACCCGTCCGCCCGCAAGCGCTCCAGGGTCCGTTCCACGGCCCCGTCCCGGATCAAGCCGGACTCGGAGAACCAGACCTGGTGCTCCACCCTAAAGTCCTGAAGATCCTGGCGGATTCCGGCCAGAATCCGAGCCATGGCGTATTCACGGGCCACGTTCAGGGCTTCCTGCTCTGGAAGGTTCGCCGTTCGCTCTCCGTCCCGGTCCGCTAATCCTTGGGCCAACTCCCGGATGTACTCCCCCTTGTACCCGTCCTCGGGAAAAAGCGTTTCCCGTCCGAGCAATTCCAGATACCGGGCCAGGACCGAGGC carries:
- the argS gene encoding arginine--tRNA ligase, coding for MRAQNYLRELLTPFLAEHGLEWTPATTLEPPRDKRFGDLATNMAFTLSKKAGKNPRQIAQDMEKQLAGLGDGRLAKVETAGPGFLNFTLAPSFWQQGVLDILDQGDDYGQADMGSGRKVQVEFVSANPTGPLHIGHGRGAALGDSLARILRFMGHDVTTEYYLNDAGRQMRLLGASVLARYLELLGRETLFPEDGYKGEYIRELAQGLADRDGERTANLPEQEALNVAREYAMARILAGIRQDLQDFRVEHQVWFSESGLIRDGAVERTLERLRADGLAYEQDGALWFASTRYGDDKDRVLRKSDGSLTYLASDIAYHADKFERGFDLVVDIWGADHHGYVGRMKAAAQALGRAPEDLQCILVQLVNLLRAGEQIAMSTRAGEFETLADVCAEVGPDAARFIFLSRKSDSHLDFDLELVKRQTMDNPVYYVQYAHARIHSLLAKAGEAGVVSSQPTQETLALLDGETDLELLKALDQFEDVLVSAAATLSPHHISHYVLDLAGKLHRYYTTHPVLAAGSPELVQARLALCRAVAQVLRNGLGLLGVSAPEKM